Proteins from one Muntiacus reevesi chromosome X, mMunRee1.1, whole genome shotgun sequence genomic window:
- the VSIG4 gene encoding V-set and immunoglobulin domain-containing protein 4 isoform X3, with the protein MGLLLGLLLLSYLLVVIYGHPILEVPQSVTGPWKGDVNIPCTYGPLQGYTQVLVKWLVERGSDSVTIFLRDLSGDHIQQAKYRGRLRVNHEVPGDVSLHLNTLEMDDRSHYTCEVTWQTPDGNQVVKDKIIELRVQKHSSKPLDTKTKSLPTMQTPLEDSSKPLDTKTKSLPTMQTPLEATSTVNTSWGRITEVDGYIGKTSAGPGKGLSIFAIILIISLCCIVFITMTYIMVCRKTSQQDHVYEVARFRARKASGSGETMRVALFASGCSSEEPASQTLDNDYSDEPCLGQEYQIITQINSDYACLLHTDPLDYELLATKGKIVC; encoded by the exons ATGGGGCTCTTACTGGGCCTGCTGCTCCTGAGCTACCTACTGGTGGTCATTTATG GACATCCCATCCTGGAAGTGCCTCAGAGTGTGACAGGGCCTTGGAAAGGGGATGTAAATATTCCCTGTACCTATGGTCCTCTGCAAGGCTATACACAAGTCTTAGTAAAGTGGCTGGTAGAACGTGGATCTGACTCAGTCACCATTTTTCTACGTGACCTCTCCGGAGACCATATCCAGCAAGCAAAGTACCGGGGTCGCCTGCGTGTAAATCATGAGGTTCCAGGAGATGTGTCCCTCCACCTGAATACCCTGGAGATGGATGACCGGAGCCACTACACATGTGAAGTCACTTGGCAGACCCCTGATGGCAACCAAGTTGTGAAAGATAAGATCATTGAACTCCGGGTCCAGAAAC ATTCCTCAAAGCCACTTGATACCAAGACTAAGTCACTTCCAACCATGCAAACCCCTTTGGAAG ATTCCTCAAAGCCACTTGATACCAAGACTAAGTCACTTCCAACCATGCAAACCCCCTTGGAAG CAACATCCACAGTGAATACATCCTGGGGCAGAATAACAGAAGTGGATGGTTATATTGGAAAGACAAGTGCTGGACCAG GAAAAGGCCTATCTATCTTTGCCATAATTCTCATCATCTCCTTGTGCTGTATAGTGTTCATCACCATGACTTATATCATGGTCTGCCGGAAGACATCCCAACAGG atcatGTCTATGAAGTAGCCAG GTTTCGTGCCAGGAAGGCCAGTGGCTCTGGTGAAACAATGAGGGTGGCCCTCTTCGCAAGTGGCTGTTCCAGTGAAGAACCAGCTTCCCAGACTCTGGACAATGACTACTCTGATGAGCCTTGCCTGGGCCAGGAGTACCAGATCATCACCCAGATCAACAGTGACTATGCTTGTCTGCTGCATACAGATCCCCTGGACTATGAGCTTCTAGCCACCAAGGGCAAGATTGTCTGCTAA
- the VSIG4 gene encoding V-set and immunoglobulin domain-containing protein 4 isoform X4: MGLLLGLLLLSYLLVVIYGHPILEVPQSVTGPWKGDVNIPCTYGPLQGYTQVLVKWLVERGSDSVTIFLRDLSGDHIQQAKYRGRLRVNHEVPGDVSLHLNTLEMDDRSHYTCEVTWQTPDGNQVVKDKIIELRVQKHSSKPLDTKTKSLPTMQTPLEDSSKPLDTKTKSLPTMQTPLEDSSKPLDTKTKSLPTMQTPLEATSTVNTSWGRITEVDGYIGKTSAGPDHVYEVARFRARKASGSGETMRVALFASGCSSEEPASQTLDNDYSDEPCLGQEYQIITQINSDYACLLHTDPLDYELLATKGKIVC; the protein is encoded by the exons ATGGGGCTCTTACTGGGCCTGCTGCTCCTGAGCTACCTACTGGTGGTCATTTATG GACATCCCATCCTGGAAGTGCCTCAGAGTGTGACAGGGCCTTGGAAAGGGGATGTAAATATTCCCTGTACCTATGGTCCTCTGCAAGGCTATACACAAGTCTTAGTAAAGTGGCTGGTAGAACGTGGATCTGACTCAGTCACCATTTTTCTACGTGACCTCTCCGGAGACCATATCCAGCAAGCAAAGTACCGGGGTCGCCTGCGTGTAAATCATGAGGTTCCAGGAGATGTGTCCCTCCACCTGAATACCCTGGAGATGGATGACCGGAGCCACTACACATGTGAAGTCACTTGGCAGACCCCTGATGGCAACCAAGTTGTGAAAGATAAGATCATTGAACTCCGGGTCCAGAAAC ATTCCTCAAAGCCACTTGATACCAAGACTAAGTCACTTCCAACCATGCAAACCCCTTTGGAAG ATTCCTCAAAGCCACTTGATACCAAGACTAAGTCACTTCCAACCATGCAAACCCCCTTGGAAG ATTCCTCAAAGCCACTTGATACCAAGACTAAGTCACTTCCAACCATGCAAACCCCCTTGGAAG CAACATCCACAGTGAATACATCCTGGGGCAGAATAACAGAAGTGGATGGTTATATTGGAAAGACAAGTGCTGGACCAG atcatGTCTATGAAGTAGCCAG GTTTCGTGCCAGGAAGGCCAGTGGCTCTGGTGAAACAATGAGGGTGGCCCTCTTCGCAAGTGGCTGTTCCAGTGAAGAACCAGCTTCCCAGACTCTGGACAATGACTACTCTGATGAGCCTTGCCTGGGCCAGGAGTACCAGATCATCACCCAGATCAACAGTGACTATGCTTGTCTGCTGCATACAGATCCCCTGGACTATGAGCTTCTAGCCACCAAGGGCAAGATTGTCTGCTAA
- the VSIG4 gene encoding V-set and immunoglobulin domain-containing protein 4 isoform X1 encodes MGLLLGLLLLSYLLVVIYGHPILEVPQSVTGPWKGDVNIPCTYGPLQGYTQVLVKWLVERGSDSVTIFLRDLSGDHIQQAKYRGRLRVNHEVPGDVSLHLNTLEMDDRSHYTCEVTWQTPDGNQVVKDKIIELRVQKHSSKPLDTKTKSLPTMQTPLEDSSKPLDTKTKSLPTMQTPLEDSSKPLDTKTKSLPTMQTPLEATSTVNTSWGRITEVDGYIGKTSAGPGKGLSIFAIILIISLCCIVFITMTYIMVCRKTSQQDHVYEVARFRARKASGSGETMRVALFASGCSSEEPASQTLDNDYSDEPCLGQEYQIITQINSDYACLLHTDPLDYELLATKGKIVC; translated from the exons ATGGGGCTCTTACTGGGCCTGCTGCTCCTGAGCTACCTACTGGTGGTCATTTATG GACATCCCATCCTGGAAGTGCCTCAGAGTGTGACAGGGCCTTGGAAAGGGGATGTAAATATTCCCTGTACCTATGGTCCTCTGCAAGGCTATACACAAGTCTTAGTAAAGTGGCTGGTAGAACGTGGATCTGACTCAGTCACCATTTTTCTACGTGACCTCTCCGGAGACCATATCCAGCAAGCAAAGTACCGGGGTCGCCTGCGTGTAAATCATGAGGTTCCAGGAGATGTGTCCCTCCACCTGAATACCCTGGAGATGGATGACCGGAGCCACTACACATGTGAAGTCACTTGGCAGACCCCTGATGGCAACCAAGTTGTGAAAGATAAGATCATTGAACTCCGGGTCCAGAAAC ATTCCTCAAAGCCACTTGATACCAAGACTAAGTCACTTCCAACCATGCAAACCCCTTTGGAAG ATTCCTCAAAGCCACTTGATACCAAGACTAAGTCACTTCCAACCATGCAAACCCCCTTGGAAG ATTCCTCAAAGCCACTTGATACCAAGACTAAGTCACTTCCAACCATGCAAACCCCCTTGGAAG CAACATCCACAGTGAATACATCCTGGGGCAGAATAACAGAAGTGGATGGTTATATTGGAAAGACAAGTGCTGGACCAG GAAAAGGCCTATCTATCTTTGCCATAATTCTCATCATCTCCTTGTGCTGTATAGTGTTCATCACCATGACTTATATCATGGTCTGCCGGAAGACATCCCAACAGG atcatGTCTATGAAGTAGCCAG GTTTCGTGCCAGGAAGGCCAGTGGCTCTGGTGAAACAATGAGGGTGGCCCTCTTCGCAAGTGGCTGTTCCAGTGAAGAACCAGCTTCCCAGACTCTGGACAATGACTACTCTGATGAGCCTTGCCTGGGCCAGGAGTACCAGATCATCACCCAGATCAACAGTGACTATGCTTGTCTGCTGCATACAGATCCCCTGGACTATGAGCTTCTAGCCACCAAGGGCAAGATTGTCTGCTAA